TCGACGATGGGCCCGGGTCTGCACGTGAACGTACGGGACAGCGTGTGAGCGCGAGGTGGGCATGAGCGCGACAGCGATGAGGGCAGCGCGGCGAATACGGCCGGAGAAGCTGGCGATCGCCGATGAGATCCGCCGCAAGGTGGACGGCTCCGCGTACGTGATTTTGGTGAACCCGTCGGGGTTGGATTCGGGGCGAAGCGCCGATCTGCGCGGACGGTTGCGCACGGCGGGCGCGCGGATGCAGGTGGTGCCGAACCGAATTTTTCGGGCGGCGATCGGTGACCGGGCCGCGAAGCTGGAGCGTGCGTTGCGCGGTCCGACCGCGATGGTGGTGGGCAGCGGGGATGTCGCCGAGGTTGCTCGGGTGCTGGTGCAGTATCAGCGGGAACTGAAGCTGGAGAACGTGTTGAAGTTGGGCGCGATCGGCGGCCAGGTGCTGGGTCCGGCGGAGCTGGCGGAGATTGCGAATTTGCCGCCGCGGCCGGTGATGCTCGGCATGCTGGCCGGTGTGTTGGCGGCGCCGGTGAGAGGACTGGTGACGGTGCTGCGCGAGACGACGGCCGGCATTGTGCGGGTTCTGCAAGCGATTGCGGATCGCAAGGCTAGCTGATCGCGCGGCCGGAGGATTTCGGGCGGGTGGTCCGCCCGCCGACAGAGACAGAACCAACGAGGAACGAGGAAACGAGCGATGAGCGAGACGACACAGACGGTGGAGCAGCCCCAGTTGGAGGGCAAGGCGGCCGAGTTCGTTGCGTGGCTGGAGACGCTGAACGTACTGGAACTGTCCCGGCTTGTGAAAGCGCTGGAGGCGCGCTTCGGCGTGTCTGCGGCGGCGCCGGTGGCGGTGGCGGCTGCGCCGGCGGCCGGTGGTGCGGCGGCCGCGCCGGCCGAGGAGAAGACGGAGTTCACGGTGGTGCTCGCTTCGGCGGGCGCGAACAAGATCGCGGTGATCAAGGAGCTGCGGGCGCTGACGAACCTGGGCCTGAAGGAGGCGAAGGACCTGGTGGACGGCGCGCCGAAGACGATCAAAGAGGGTGTTTCGAAGAAAGACGCGGAAGAGATGAAGGCGAAGCTGGAGGCGGCGGGCGCGAAGGTGGAAATCAAGTGATTCGCGCGGGGTGCGCGGTGGGCCCGGACGGAACCGGGCGGATCGGAGGCGTTCGCGACTGAGGACGTGGAATGGCCAGGCGCATCAACTTCGGAAAACTGAAAGATGTCATCGCTCCGCCGGACCTGATCGAGGTCCAGACGGAGTCGTACCGCGAGTTTCTGCAGCGGGACGTGCCGCCCGCGAAACGTCGGCGGGTGGGGCTGCAGGCGGTGTTTCGCGAGGTCTTCCCGATCGAGAGCTACGACGGGCAGTGCGTGCTCGACTTCGTGAAGTACGACATTCGGGAACCGAAGATGGGGCCCGTGGAGTGCCTGCGCGAGGGGCAATCGTACACCGCGCCGCTCTACGTGACCTTCCGCCTGAAGGACCCGAAAGAGGTCCGCGAGGAGGAGGTGTTCATGGGCGAGGTGCCGCTGATGACGGAGCAGGGCACCTTCATCATCAACGGCGCGGAGCGGGTGGTGGTCAGTCAGCTGCACCGCTCGCCGGGCATTTGCTTCGAGAGTGAAGACCATCCGAACGGCTCGACGCTGTTCTCATTCCGGGTGATTCCGGACCGTGGCTCCTGGCTCGAGGTGCAGTTCGACACGTCCGACATTCTGCACGTCTACATGGACAGTCGTCGGCGGCGGCGGAAGTTCCTCGCGGTGACGTTCCTGCGCGCGCTGATCGGCATGGGCGACCGCGGCGATGGCGAGAACGCCGGCCGCGGCACGGACGAGGAGCTGTTGCGGCTGTTCTATCCGATTGAGACACTGCGGCTCGACCGCGCGTCCGACCTTGCGCACCGGGTGCTGCTGCACGACGTGCTGGATCCGGACAATCAGGTGATTCTGGCGCGCGCCTACGATCCGCTCACGCCGGACCTCGCCCGGCAGATGCAGGCGGCCGGCCATCGGGAGGCGCAGGTGGTGAACATCCGCTGGGACGAGGGGGTGTTCCTTGCCAATGTGCGTCGCGATGCGCAGAACCGTACCGCGGAGGATGCGCTGAAAGACATCTACACGAAGCTTCGTCCCGGCGATCCGCCGACGCTGTCGAATGCGCGGCAGTTGCTGAAGCGGCTGTTTTTCGATGAGAACCGCTACAACATCACGCGTGTCGGTCGATACAAGATCCACCAGAAGCTCGGTGCGCACGTAGGGGCGGACGACTGCGTGATTCTCTGCAAGGAAGACATCATCGAGGGGATTCGCTACCTCATCAATCTGCGTCGCGGCGAGGGCACGGTGGACGACATCGATCACCTGGGCAGCCGGCGCGTGCGGACGGTCGGTGAACTGTTGGAGAGCCAGTGTCGCGTGGGGTTGGCGCGGCTGGAGCGGCTGGCG
The Kiritimatiellia bacterium DNA segment above includes these coding regions:
- the rplJ gene encoding 50S ribosomal protein L10, whose protein sequence is MSATAMRAARRIRPEKLAIADEIRRKVDGSAYVILVNPSGLDSGRSADLRGRLRTAGARMQVVPNRIFRAAIGDRAAKLERALRGPTAMVVGSGDVAEVARVLVQYQRELKLENVLKLGAIGGQVLGPAELAEIANLPPRPVMLGMLAGVLAAPVRGLVTVLRETTAGIVRVLQAIADRKAS
- the rplL gene encoding 50S ribosomal protein L7/L12, with translation MSETTQTVEQPQLEGKAAEFVAWLETLNVLELSRLVKALEARFGVSAAAPVAVAAAPAAGGAAAAPAEEKTEFTVVLASAGANKIAVIKELRALTNLGLKEAKDLVDGAPKTIKEGVSKKDAEEMKAKLEAAGAKVEIK